A single region of the Theileria annulata chromosome 4, complete sequence, *** SEQUENCING IN PROGRESS *** genome encodes:
- a CDS encoding Theileria-specific sub-telomeric protein, SVSP family member, putative (Tap579b07.q1c.C.cand.153 - score = 36.40;~Signal peptide predicted for TA09805 by SignalP 2.0 HMM (Signal peptide probability 0.867, signal anchor probability 0.063) with cleavage site probability 0.449 between residues 21 and 22), producing the protein MYICFAYTYTLILLLIGYSGCSDKPTNTQGSNSNEDNLPQIGGISLVDYSDSDDEDNFQVTETQEEQTEEITEVLDETHTEETSETDVLDETQPEPETTQIETQPELETTQVLTETETQTEPVKDVETQTDLQQPEPQTEHPRPIQPTRYYLIEPQFQYPGYHSIYYYPPYQTPTPQYGPYGPQPQPIPYDQYPPIQPVPIHHPYGTPPQYYPGYLIEPITIQQPIPHIQQQQGYQPQPQAYYPVPQPEPSQTESSKVSTPKQPTEPATEKSEQQTQSEPSKETTEEATQPTHTQPTQEPEQLRPETIPVEVGSDDEEEPPKEPSGPGDGDQSPDKPEEEEEEEDEEELLCKEIKFLKKDAVGSLVELTKEECKIILNNIFKVKYHVNANVEQVLCDGKIIYEHRPEKPYFQTLLYNKKNNAFVVTRPYGFLLIKNISGEWVTKRGRKIPEYIKFFRQGSVGREVEIHDRNYWIEFTSLEGFRFTFKKGVYCTKVQVANQVIWVKKFGEDHPFSVTFTAREKVIILFNGYIRIFSKGRGLYRHILTRTPHGYYQD; encoded by the coding sequence atgtatatatgTTTTGCATACAcatacacattaatattactattaattGGATATTCTGGATGTTCTGATAAACCTACTAACACACAGGGTTCTAACTCTAATGAAGATAATCTTCCCCAAATTGGAGGAATATCATTAGTAGATTATAGTGATtctgatgatgaagataattttcAGGTAACAGAAACTCAAGAAGAACAGACTGAAGAAATAACTGAAGTACTAGATGAAACTCATACTGAAGAAACTTCTGAAACTGATGTACTAGATGAAACTCAACCTGAACCTGAAACTACTCAGATTGAAACTCAACCAGAACTTGAAACTACTCAAGTACTAACTGAAACTGAAACTCAGACTGAACCCGTTAAGGATGTAGAAACACAAACAGATCTACAACAACCAGAACCTCAAACAGAACATCCACGACCAATACAGCCTACaagatattatttaatagaaCCTCAATTTCAGTATCCAGGATATCattctatatattattatccacCATATCAAACACCTACACCTCAGTATGGACCTTATGGGCCTCAACCTCAACCTATACCTTATGATCAATATCCTCCAATTCAACCAGTACCTATTCATCATCCTTATGGTACACCACCACAGTATTATCCAGGATATCTTATAGAACCAATAACCATTCAACAACCAATACCACACATTCAACAACAACAAGGATATCAGCCTCAACCTCAAGCATACTATCCTGTACCACAACCAGAACCTTCTCAAACTGAATCATCAAAAGTATCAACACCTAAACAACCTACTGAACCAGCTACTGAAAAATCTGAACAACAAACTCAATCTGAACCTTCTAAAGAAACTACTGAAGAAGCAACACAGCCTACTCATACACAACCTACTCAGGAACCAGAACAGTTACGTCCAGAAACTATTCCAGTAGAAGTTGGatcagatgatgaagaagaacCTCCAAAGGAACCTAGTGGACCTGGTGATGGAGATCAATCACCAGATAAACCTGAAGAAGAGGAAGAAGAGGAAGATGAAGAGGAATTACTGTGTAAAGAAATCAAATTCTTAAAGAAGGATGCTGTAGGAAGTTTGGTTGAACTGACTAAGGAAGAGTGCAaaattatacttaataatattttcaaagtGAAATATCATGTTAACGCAAATGTTGAACAAGTACTATGTGACGGTAAAATTATCTATGAACATAGACCTGAAAAGCCATACTTTCAAACATTACTGTATAacaaaaaaaataatgCGTTTGTTGTTACCCGTCCATATGGATttcttttaataaaaaatatctCAGGGGAATGGGTAACAAAAAGAGGACGTAAAATTCCAGAATACATTAAATTCTTCAGACAAGGTTCAGTTGGAAGAGAAGTAGAAATTCATGATAGAAATTATTGGATTGAATTTACTTCATTGGAAGGATTTAGGTTTACATTTAAAAAAGGAGTATACTGTACTAAAGTTCAAGTTGCAAACCAGGTCATTTGGGTAAAAAAATTTGGTGAAGACCATCCATTTTCGGTGACTTTTACTGCTAGAGAAAaagtaattattttattcaacGGTTACATACGAATATTTAGTAAAGGTCGTGGATTATATAGACATATATTAACTAGAACACCTCATGGATACTATCAAGATTAA
- a CDS encoding Theileria-specific sub-telomeric protein, SVSP family member, putative (Tap579b07.q1c.C.cand.154 - score = 42.52;~Signal peptide predicted for TA09800 by SignalP 2.0 HMM (Signal peptide probability 0.867, signal anchor probability 0.063) with cleavage site probability 0.449 between residues 21 and 22): MYICFAYTYTLILLLIGYSGCSDKPTNTQGSNSNEDNLPQIGGISLVDYSDSDDEDNFQVTETQEEQTEEITEVLDETHTEETSETDVLDETQPEPETTQVLTETETQTEPVKDVETQTDLEQPEPQTEPEPDDNQIKEKLHVLYYVPPPQEPYGIYQQIVAIPPIKPLPPPVPGESPKYYLISAEQNKYGEHETIPVTYMEYKPILQPVLYYEPIIGPQTYPPMQYPSVSYPVVIPPPIQPTQLPTITKESPQQPSQQPSQETSQETSQPETPQQPTRIPRQPTRIPRQRTHPKEHKPIHPNIRPRIKILRRTTQTIQPPTKEASNIGPGILGPAPGPLRDPSQLLEEFGLLQDKLTTEDKPSHLHISRPIKILRRPTTQETTQPTETTKQTDEPTTHAQPQQPAEPSSEQLEPTQQQQGYQPQPQAYYPVPTTESNKESTHTQHTQEPQEPTQPSPQHTQYTTEPSGLEPETIPVEVGSDEEEEPPKPPSGPGDGDQPPDGPEEGPEDEGDEDEEENEEEKKPSKVVKKCKQITFMKKNEEGELIEMIEGDYEIKYEIQYQTRYEFLANLEELHCDDEIVFQHRIGNKYCKVLVYNYKNTTFLIILENSYVFVSCDNGIFKTNVRRIIDCLKIYTIDSIGNEVQISEKDYKLRITKFKWFMIKFNNGIKCHKIVFKNMLVWEKTNYDNYPIALTINVNLNVVVIFKQYSKTFLKRGRKYVLQYIKTYKTN, from the coding sequence atgtatatatgTTTTGCATACAcatacacattaatattactattaattGGATATTCTGGATGTTCTGATAAACCTACTAACACACAGGGTTCTAACTCTAATGAAGATAATCTTCCCCAAATTGGAGGAATATCATTAGTAGATTATAGTGATtctgatgatgaagataattttcAGGTAACAGAAACTCAAGAAGAACAGACTGAAGAAATAACTGAAGTACTAGATGAAACTCATACTGAAGAAACTTCTGAAACTGATGTACTAGATGAAACTCAACCTGAACCTGAAACTACTCAAGTACTAACTGAAACTGAAACTCAGACTGAACCCGTTAAGGATGTAGAAACACAAACAGATCTAGAACAGCCAGAACCACAAACAGAACCAGAACCTGATGATAATcaaataaaagaaaaactacatgtattatattatgtaCCTCCTCCACAAGAACCATATGGAATATATCAACAAATAGTAGCAATACCACCTATTAAACCTTTGCCACCACCGGTTCCAGGAGAATCtccaaaatattatttgatatcAGCAGAACAAAATAAGTATGGAGAACATGAAACAATTCCTGTCACTTATATGGAATATAAACCTATTCTTCAACCTGTACTCTATTATGAACCTATTATTGGACCTCAAACATATCCTCCAATGCAATATCCATCAGTTAGTTATCCTGTTGTAATACCACCACCAATACAACCTACTCAACTACCTACTATAACTAAAGAATCCCCTCAACAACCTAGTCAACAACCTAGTCAAGAAACTAGTCAAGAAACTAGTCAACCTGAGACACCTCAACAACCTACTCGAATACCAAGACAACCTACTCGAATACCAAGACAACGTACTCACCCTAAAGAGCATAAACCAATTCATCCGAATATTAGACCAcgtataaaaatactaagACGAACTACACAAACTATACAACCACCTACTAAAGAAGCTTCAAATATTGGACCTGGTATCTTGGGTCCAGCTCCAGGACCATTAAGAGATCCTTCACAATTACTGGAAGAATTTGGTCTATTACAGGATAAATTAACTACTGAAGATAAACCGAGTCATCTACATATTAGTCGAcctataaaaatactaagACGACCTACAACTCAAGAAACTACTCAACCTACTGAAACTACTAAACAAACTGATGAACCTACTACTCATGCTCAACCACAACAACCTGCTGAACCATCATCAGAACAGTTGGAACCAACTCAACAACAACAAGGATATCAGCCTCAACCTCAAGCATACTATCCTGTACCAACAACAGAATCTAATAAAGAATCTACTCACACACAACATACTCAAGAACCTCAAGAACCAACACAACCTAGTCCTCAACATACTCAATATACTACTGAACCATCTGGATTGGAGCCAGAAACTATTCCAGTAGAAGTTGGatcagatgaagaagaagaacCTCCAAAACCTCCTAGTGGACCTGGAGATGGAGATCAACCACCAGATGGACCTGAAGAAGGACCTGAAGATGAAGGAGATGAAGATGAGGAAGAAAATGAGGAAGAGAAAAAACCATCCAAAGTTGTAAAAAAGTGTAAACAAATTACTTTTATGAAAAAGAATGAAGAAGGTGAATTAATTGAAATGATTGAAGGAgattatgaaattaaatatgaaattcAATATCAAACTCGTTATGAATTTTTAGCAAACCTTGAGGAATTACATTGTGATGATGAAATTGTTTTCCAACATAgaattggaaataaatattgCAAAGTTTTGGTttataattacaaaaatacgacctttttaattattcttgAAAATTCATATGTATTTGTCTCATGCGATAATGGTATTTTCAAAACAAATGTCCGACGTATTATTGATTGtctaaaaatatatacaatagaTTCTATTGGAAATGAAGTACAAATAAGTGAAAAGgattataaattaagaataactaaatttaaatggtttatgattaaatttaataatggtATAAAATGCCATAAGATCgtgtttaaaaatatgttaGTATGGGAGAAAACGAATTATGACAATTATCCAATTGCATTAACTATCAACGTTAACTTAAATGTTGTTGTCATTTTCAAACAATATTCTAAAACATTTCTAAAGAGAGGTCGTAAATATGTATTACAATATATCAAAAcatataaaacaaattaa
- a CDS encoding Theileria-specific sub-telomeric protein, SVSP family member, putative (Tap579b07.q1c.C.cand.155 - score = 33.22;~Signal peptide predicted for TA09795 by SignalP 2.0 HMM (Signal peptide probability 0.914, signal anchor probability 0.000) with cleavage site probability 0.885 between residues 18 and 19), which yields MKSYRYLLILIIIGYVKCDDKYPSDPEKPEEKIVTIRENVENSGDQCDNFETNETTHSNETDKYGPSSNEPQPQPLSVPRPLTIPIPPPTQPQSYQPGYQPIPIQQIQPQPLTIPLQPQQLHGSHPGYQQYHPQIQPHPGTITQYGPYQPTPSQPILLPLPQAYQPHYDPYQPLTVPQTYQLEQYLGYQPPPQYQPVQQYIPPQPYYQTQPQPYYPVPQYQPTQPQHLAIPTPIQPTPQPGTGYYGPQHQPHPPIHQPYGPIPQPIPIPIQPQITQPLTIPIKQPQQLHGPQPPQYIPPQQIHIQQPYQPIQPQPRYPHPQHPIPIHQPYGPYQAIHTDKPIQPQVPVPQPSQPIHQPPPQQLRPCYTQSGSTTQQQSRDQQPPDQQPQQQQQSQARGKGRRRYEVPPRFRNREPQIQADESKEHDESSTPETTQSDETKPTKEPTQTQEDTEEPTQIEPIHTSEPEQLEPETIPVEVGSDEEEEPTEPPSGPGDGDQPPDKPEEEAGEGGDEEEEEEEEGKKPDQRVKICEVIRFFKKNEEGVLVEMSWGDYEITGYNTYTTKYTLYDKLEKIDCDGETVYEYKEGKEYCNYLTYNRIKNSFIVRNKSGFILCRFSEGIWKTSSRSIPNFVKIYKYDSEGNLVEISPEECTIDLTTGGSLKYKFLKEVKCTKIEIKTIKAWEKKDESEYPIGFIITTGNYMKLNFKRFTKVLVKKSEPFEHYYTE from the coding sequence atgaAATCCTATAGATATTTGCTTATACTCATAATAATTGGATATGTGAAATGTGATGACAAATATCCTAGTGACCCTGAAAAACCTGAAGAAAAGATAGTTACAATACGGGAAAATGTTGAAAATTCTGGAGATCAATGTGATAATTTTGAAACAAATGAAACAACTCATTCGAATGAAACTGATAAATATGGGCCATCTTCAAATGAACCTCAACCACAACCTCTATCTGTACCACGACCATTAACTATACCAATACCACCACCTACGCAACCTCAATCATATCAACCTGGATATCAACCAATACCTATACAACAAATTCAACCACAGCCATTAACTATACCACTACAACCACAACAACTACATGGTTCACACCCAGGATATCAACAGTATCATCCACAAATACAACCACATCCAGGTACAATAACACAATATGGTCCATATCAACCTACTCCTAGTCAACCTATATTATTACCACTACCTCAAGCATATCAACCACATTATGATCCTTATCAACCATTAACTGTACCTCAAACATACCAATTAGAACAATATCTAGGATACCAACCACCACCTCAATATCAACCAGTACAACAGTATATACCTCCTCAACCATATTATCAAACTCAACCACAACCATATTATCCAGTACCTCAATATCAACCAACACAACCACAACATTTAGCTATACCAACACCTATTCAACCAACACCCCAACCAGGTACCGGTTATTATGGGCCTCAACATCAACCACATCCACCAATTCATCAACCTTATGGGCCTATACCACAGCCTATACCTATACCAATTCAACCACAAATAACACAGCCATTGACTATACCAATAAAACAACCACAACAACTACATGGTCCACAACCACCACAGTATATACCTCCTCAACAAATTCATATACAACAACCTTATCAGCCTATTCAACCACAACCACGTTATCCTCATCCACAACATCCAATACCTATTCATCAACCTTATGGACCTTATCAAGCAATTCATACAGATAAACCAATACAACCACAGGTACCTGTACCACAACCATCTCAACCAATACATCAACCTCCACCACAACAATTAAGACCATGTTATACTCAATCAGGATCAACAACTCAACAACAATCTCGGGATCAACAACCTCCAGATCAACAACCTCAACAACAGCAGCAATCTCAAGCCAGAGGAAAAGGCAGAAGACGTTATGAAGTACCACCTAGATTTAGAAATAGAGAACCACAAATTCAAGCTGATGAGTCTAAAGAACATGATGAATCATCTACTCCTGAAACTACTCAATCTGATGAAACTAAACCTACTAAAGAACCAACACAGACACAAGAAGATACAGAAGAACCTACTCAAATAGAACCCATACATACTAGTGAACCTGAACAGTTGGAACCAGAAACTATTCCAGTAGAGGTTGGatcagatgaagaagaagaacCTACAGAACCACCTAGTGGACCTGGAGATGGAGATCAACCACCAGATAAACCTGAAGAAGAGGCTGGAGAAGGGGGAGATGAGGAAGAGGAGGAAGAGGAGGAAGGAAAAAAACCAGATCAAAGGGTTAAAATTTGTGAAGTAATAAGATTCTTTAAAAAGAATGAAGAAGGTGTTTTAGTTGAAATGTCTTGGGGTGATTATGAAATAACAGGTTATAACACTTATACTAcaaaatatacattatatGATAAACTTGAGAAAATAGACTGCGATGGAGAAACTGTATACGAATATAAAGAAGGAAAAGAATATTGCAATTATTTAACatataatagaataaaaaaCAGTTTTATTGTTAGAAATAAATCAGGATTTATTTTATGCAGATTTTCTGAAGGTATTTGGAAAACAAGTTCTCGCAGCATTCCAAATTTTgtcaaaatttataaatatgataGTGAAGGAAATCTGGTTGAAATAAGTCCTGAAGAATGTACTATTGACCTTACTACAGGTGGATCATtgaaatacaaatttttaaaagaagTAAAATGTactaaaattgaaattaaaacaattaagGCATGGGAAAAAAAGGATGAGAGTGAATATCCAATAGGATTTATTATAACGACTGGaaattatatgaaattaaattttaagagGTTTACAAAAGTATTAGTTAAAAAAAGTGAACCTTTTGAACATTATTATACCGAAtaa
- a CDS encoding Theileria-specific sub-telomeric protein, SVSP family member, putative (Tap579b07.q1c.C.cand.156 - score = 46.01;~Signal peptide predicted for TA09790 by SignalP 2.0 HMM (Signal peptide probability 0.867, signal anchor probability 0.063) with cleavage site probability 0.449 between residues 21 and 22), producing the protein MYICFAYTYTLILLLIGYSGCSDKPTNTQGSNSNEDNLPKIGGLSLVDYSDSDDEDNFQVTETQEEQTEEITEVLDETQTEQETTQIETQPEPETTQTQTETQTEPVKDVETQTDLEQPEPQTEPEPDDNQIKEKLHVLYYVPPPQEPYGIYQQIVAIPPIKPLPPPVPGESPKYYLISAEQNKYGEHETIPVTYMEYKPILQPVLYYEPIIGPQTYPPMQYPSVSYPVVIPPPIQPTQLPTITKESPQQPSQQPSQETSQETSQPETPQQPTRIPRQPTRIPRQRTHPKEHKPIHPNIRPRIKILRRPTQPIQSKEPTKQDSKAATEPSQTMEPSQQSSKEPSTEEPTQEDSKDSSLEPTQSTEESTHEPTHTEEPRQPEPTQEPTEEPTQTTQHTTQIEPIKPTSEPEQLEPETIPVEIGSDEDEEHGGEEPPKEPTESPSGPGDADQPPDKSDEPGGAGGDEDEEDQPEEPEEEKEPPKDLKKCKEVKFMKMNEEGNLIPMSEGDYEIKYENFYVTKYEFLANLEEIHCDGKPIFIHKHSSPYTKLITHNICDDSFILLIGDNFVTLSLGKKNWSSLTYQIPNFIKLYKHDSEGNLVEMNREEYIIDFKLKHSFKYIMRKNISCIKVQVANIVAWEKTKNDTDLCGFSISSLNSVVLRFHKYTRVVNKKNGTYKTSFTKSKKK; encoded by the coding sequence atgtatatatgTTTTGCATACAcatacacattaatattactattaattGGATATTCTGGATGTTCAGATAAACCTACTAACACACAGGGTTCTAACTCTAATGAAGATAATCTTCCAAAAATTGGAGGATTATCATTAGTAGATTATAGTGATtctgatgatgaagataattttcAGGTAACAGAAACTCAAGAAGAACAGACTGAAGAAATAACTGAAGTACTAGATGAAACTCAGACTGAACAAGAAACTACTCAGATTGAAACTCAACCTGAACCTGAAACTACTCAAACTCAAACTGAAACTCAGACTGAACCCGTTAAGGATGTAGAAACACAAACAGATCTAGAACAGCCAGAACCACAAACAGAACCAGAACCTGATGATAATcaaataaaagaaaaactacatgtattatattatgtaCCTCCTCCACAAGAACCATATGGAATATATCAACAAATAGTAGCAATACCACCTATTAAACCTTTGCCACCACCGGTTCCAGGAGAATCtccaaaatattatttgatatcAGCAGAACAAAATAAGTATGGAGAACATGAAACAATTCCTGTCACTTATATGGAATATAAACCTATTCTTCAACCTGTACTCTATTATGAACCTATTATTGGACCTCAAACATATCCTCCAATGCAATATCCATCAGTTAGTTATCCTGTTGTAATACCACCACCAATACAACCTACTCAACTACCTACTATAACTAAAGAATCCCCTCAACAACCTAGTCAACAACCTAGTCAAGAAACTAGTCAAGAAACTAGTCAACCTGAGACACCTCAACAACCTACTCGAATACCAAGACAACCTACTCGAATACCAAGACAACGTACTCACCCTAAAGAGCATAAACCAATTCATCCGAATATTAGACCAcgtataaaaatactaagACGACCTACACAGCCTATACAATCTAAAGAACCTACTAAACAAGACTCTAAAGCAGCTACTGAACCTTCTCAAACTATGGAACCTTCTCAACAATCCTCTAAAGAACCTTCTACTGAAGAACCTACTCAGGAAGACTCTAAAGACTCTAGTTTGGAACCTACTCAATCTACTGAAGAATCCACACATGAACCTACTCATACTGAAGAACCTCGTCAACCTGAACCTACTCAAGAACCAACCGAAGAACCTACACAAACTACTCAACATACTACTCAAATAGAACCCATAAAACCTACTAGTGAACCTGAACAGTTGGAACCAGAAACTATTCCAGTAGAAATTGGatcagatgaagatgaagaacATGGAGGTGAAGAACCTCCAAAGGAACCTACTGAATCTCCAAGTGGACCTGGAGATGCAGATCAACCACCAGATAAATCTGATGAACCAGGTGGTGCAGGTGGTGATGAGGATGAAGAAGATCAACCTGAAGAACCTGAAGAAGAGAAGGAACCACCtaaagatttaaaaaagtGTAAAGAagttaaatttatgaaGATGAATGAAGAGGGTAATTTAATTCCAATGTCTGAGGGTgattatgaaattaaatatgaaaatttttatgtcaccaaatatgaatttttagCAAACCTCGAGGAAATACATTGTGATGGTAAGccaatttttattcataaaCATTCAAGTCCTTATACGAAATTAATAACCCATAATATATGTGATGATAGttttatacttttaatCGGTGATAATTTTGTTACACTGAGTTTAGGCAAAAAAAATTGGAGCTCACTTACTTACCAAATTccaaattttatcaaactTTATAAACATGATAGTGAAGGAAATCTGGTTGAAATGAATCGTGAAGAATACATAATTGATTtcaaattaaaacattCCTTCAAATATATCATGAGGAAAAATATTTCGTGTATCAAAGTTCAAGTCGCAAATATAGTAGCATGGgaaaaaactaaaaatgATACAGATCTTTGTGGATTTTCTATATCTTCACTAAATTCTGTTGTATTACGTTTCCATAAATATACAAGAGTAGTTAACAAAAAAAACGGAACTTATAAAACTTCATTTACAAAGTCAAAAAAGAAATAA